A single genomic interval of Vallitalea longa harbors:
- a CDS encoding GrpB family protein, whose product MSKELSEMTLEELWKLFPIILKKHNQDYKNWYEIEKQHLLSFIDKKNIMRINHIGSTAVEGLIAKPTVDILLEVKKGSNIKDIKDIICNNGWILMSSQEEPYMSLVFNKGYTKEGFAEKVYHLHVRYCDNWKELYYRDYLIEHKDVAEEYGKLKLGLQKKYEHNRDGYTNAKSDFIMKYTEIARQEYCDRYKPVE is encoded by the coding sequence ATGAGTAAAGAACTATCAGAAATGACTCTAGAAGAATTATGGAAATTATTTCCTATCATCCTTAAAAAACATAATCAAGACTATAAAAATTGGTATGAAATAGAAAAACAACATCTTCTTAGTTTTATTGACAAGAAAAATATTATGCGTATTAATCACATTGGAAGTACTGCTGTTGAAGGATTGATTGCAAAACCTACAGTTGATATTTTATTGGAAGTAAAAAAGGGAAGTAACATAAAAGATATAAAAGATATCATTTGCAATAACGGTTGGATATTGATGTCATCTCAAGAAGAACCATATATGAGTTTGGTATTCAACAAAGGATATACGAAAGAAGGATTCGCAGAAAAAGTGTATCACTTGCATGTACGTTATTGTGATAATTGGAAAGAATTATATTATAGGGATTATCTTATAGAACATAAAGATGTTGCTGAAGAATACGGAAAACTGAAACTGGGATTACAGAAAAAATATGAGCATAATAGAGATGGATATACTAACGCTAAGTCAGACTTCATCATGAAATATACTGAAATAGCAAGACAAGAATATTGTGACAGATATAAACCAGTAGAATAG
- a CDS encoding HAD-IA family hydrolase — translation MYKHIIWDFDGTLFDTYPVMAKAFKKELEQEGIEESMDEILRYMKVSISHTIQHYKEIYDIDDEFIQRYTKQRRITEMELCKPFDGIEEICRYINTTDRNNYLYTHRGESALKFLEKYHMYEYFTDFITSQNGFLRKPSPDAINYLIDKYDIMHDEAIMIGDRDLDILSAKNAGIHTCFLTDGDGTDSIADYTVNNIEKLYSIIE, via the coding sequence GTGTATAAACATATTATTTGGGATTTTGATGGTACGTTATTCGATACATATCCAGTAATGGCTAAGGCTTTTAAAAAAGAACTAGAACAAGAGGGAATAGAGGAGTCAATGGATGAGATACTAAGATATATGAAAGTGTCAATATCTCATACAATACAACACTACAAAGAAATATATGATATTGATGATGAATTCATACAAAGATATACTAAGCAGAGAAGAATCACGGAAATGGAGTTATGTAAACCATTTGATGGGATAGAGGAGATATGTAGATATATTAACACTACTGACAGAAATAATTATTTATATACACATAGAGGTGAATCAGCATTGAAGTTTTTGGAGAAATATCATATGTATGAGTATTTCACTGATTTCATTACATCACAAAATGGATTTCTGAGGAAGCCTAGTCCCGATGCTATTAATTATCTTATTGATAAATATGATATCATGCATGATGAAGCAATAATGATTGGAGATAGGGATTTGGATATTCTATCAGCCAAAAATGCTGGGATACATACTTGTTTTTTAACTGATGGAGATGGGACGGATAGTATTGCTGATTATACAGTCAATAATATTGAGAAGTTATATTCTATAATAGAATAA